A single window of Symphalangus syndactylus isolate Jambi chromosome 4, NHGRI_mSymSyn1-v2.1_pri, whole genome shotgun sequence DNA harbors:
- the MKX gene encoding homeobox protein Mohawk isoform X2 produces the protein MNTIVFNKLGGAVLFEDGGASERERGGRPYSGILDSPHARPEVGIPDGPPLKDNLGLRHRRTGARQNGGKVRHKRQALQDMARPLKQWLYKHRDNPYPTKTEKILLALGSQMTLVQVSNWFANARRRLKNTVRQPDLSWALRIKLYNKYVQGNAERLSVSSDDSCSEDGENPPRTHLNEGGYNTPVHHPVIKSESSVIKAGVRPESRASEDYVAPPKYKSSLLNRYLNDSLRHVMATNTTMMGKTRQRNHSGSFSSNEFEEELVSPSSSETEGNFVYRTDTLENGSSKGDS, from the exons ATGAACACCATCGTCTTCAACAAGCTCGGCGGTGCAGTGCTGTTTGAGGACGGAGGCGCCTCGGAGCGGGAGCGGGGTGGCCGGCCCTACAGCGGTATACTGGACAGTCCTCACGCCCGCCCCGAGGTGGGCATTCCCGACGGCCCGCCCCTCAAGGACAACCTCGGCCTGAGACACCGGAGGACCGG CGCCCGGCAGAATGGCGGGAAGGTGAGGCACAAGCGGCAGGCCCTGCAAGACATGGCGCGGCCCCTCAAGCAGTGGCTTTACAAGCATCGTGACAACCCGTATCCCACCAAGACCGAGAAGATACTCTTGGCCCTCGGCTCGCAGATGACTCTAGTGCAG GTGTCAAATTGGTTTGCTAATGCAAGACGTCGGCTTAAGAATACTGTTCGACAGCCAGATTTAAGCTGGGCTTTGAGAATAAAGTTATATAACAAGTATGTTCAAGGCAATGCTGAACGGCTTAGCGTAAGCAGTGATGACTCATGTTCTGAag ATGGAGAAAATCCTCCAAGAACCCACCTGAACGAAGGGGGCTATAATACCCCAGTTCACCATCCCGTGATTAAAAGTGAGAGTTCGGTCATCAAAGCAGGAGTGAGGCCAGAGTCACGGGCCAGTGAGGACTATGTGGCACCCCCCAAATACAAGAGCAGCTTGTTGAACCGTTACCTTAATGACTCTTTGAGACATGTCATGGCCACAAACACTACCATGATGGGAAAAACAAGGCAAAGAAACCACTCGGGATCTTTTAGCTCCAATGAATTTGAGGAAGAATTAGTGTCTCCATCGTCATCAGAAACCGAAGGCAACTTTGTCTATCGCACAG